In Xiphophorus maculatus strain JP 163 A chromosome 2, X_maculatus-5.0-male, whole genome shotgun sequence, one genomic interval encodes:
- the hras gene encoding GTPase HRas, whose translation MTEYKLVVVGAGGVGKSALTIQLIQNHFVDEYDPTIEDSYRKQVVIDGETCLLDILDTAGQEEYSAMRDQYMRTGEGFLCVFAINNTKSFEDIHQYREQIKRVKDSDDVPMVLVGNKCDLPARTVDTRQAQELARSYGIPYIETSAKTRQGVEDAFYTLVREIRQHKLRKLNPPDESGQDCMSCRCVVS comes from the exons ATGACGGAGTATAAGCTGGTGGTGGTGGGAGCTGGAGGTGTGGGCAAGAGTGCGCTCACCATCCAGCTCATCCAGAACCACTTTGTGGATGAATATGACCCTACTATAGAG GACTCCTACCGGAAGCAAGTGGTGATCGACGGGGAGACATGCTTGCTGGATATCTTGGACACTGCAGGTCAGGAGGAGTACAGCGCCATGAGGGATCAGTACATGAGAACAGGAGAGGGCTTCCTCTGCGTTTTTGCAATCAACAACACCAAGTCTTTTGAGGACATTCACCAGTACAG AGAACAGATCAAGCGTGTGAAAGACTCTGATGATGTACCCATGGTGCTTGTGGGAAACAAATGTGACCTCCCAGCACGCACAGTGGACACAAGGCAAGCCCAGGAGCTTGCTCGCTCCTACGGCATCCCGTACATTGAGACCTCAGCGAAGACACGACAA GGAGTGGAGGATGCGTTCTACACACTGGTGAGGGAAATAAGACAGCACAAGCTGAGGAAGCTGAACCCACCTGATGAGAGCGGCCAGGACTGTATGAGTTGCAGATGTGTGGTATCGTGA
- the lrrc56 gene encoding leucine-rich repeat-containing protein 56: protein MSVCHDSVVLEVRPGTARVQVTELSGSGSINPTPACKPNQDPDKAVEPYLSPKRLKLLCGTHDLSLVNHLEICVDTQENTLGDFVFLAGAYLPRLEQLKMNNSFIMSLRDLGTTLSHLQVLWMSHCCLQDLSGISTFDSLKELYLPYNNVSDLSQVPMLENLQLLDLEGNCVDDLIQIQYLGLCPNLQTLTLEGNPVSKRPNPASPQAEEYNYRAAVRELVPQLRYLDDVKVEEDKLTCCSTTQEDWDILGMSFQESNSFKTAEKIASHLRYCAHITGPSGVRPTSSANMRPIVATGHKVLSSPGSRPTSSDSDVASVEAETSALTHGAGKILFCGNPVQAVRARREKLNTAPTRSSLIPCDLPIYVPEHTYDLKEPDPEERVNVFAELRAWREQHSKHLAIIEKERLPRVLVIHHSDEKEHESEEEEEEEDFGGMKSDSSDEDQEEDKLCDGLATGSPDSSFQSLSPDLNQQEASFPNMVPLSLSTVTTPCPSPPVHVTAAPMNTKLPGIRARKLRLSLPHPEQLGRKDLAPQTTSVATETELTSKRHLARATYSPHPPLKSYPCEGPVISSAVMDRSSLPLTSKQKMSKILQRPVISRPHTARAVLQKHPQHHLLQPSRGSSDLD from the exons ATGAGTGTGTGTCATGACTCTGTGGTCCTGGAGGTCCGGCCTGGTACAGCACGGGTTCAAGTGACTGAGCTGAGCGGTTCAGGGAGCATCAACCCAACTCCTGCCTGTAAACCGAATCAAGACCCAGACAAAGCAGTGGAACCATACCTTTCTCCAAAAAGATTG AAACTGTTGTGTGGTACTCATGACCTCTCTCTTGTGAACCATCTGGAGATCTGCGTAGACACCCAAGAAAATACACTGGGTGACTTTG TTTTTCTTGCAGGTGCTTACTTGCCCAGATTagagcagctgaaaatgaacaaCAGCTTCATCATGTCATTGAG AGACCTGGGAACCACCCTGTCCCACCTGCAGGTGCTGTGGATGTCTCACTGTTGCCTTCAAGACTTAAGCGGCATTTCTACTTTTGATTCTCTTAAG GAGCTCTACCTACCCTATAACAATGTGTCCGACCTAAGTCAGGTTCCCATGCTGGAgaacctgcagcttttagatttGGAAGGGAACTGTGTGGACGACCTTATCCAGATTCAGTATTTGGGTTTGTGTCCCAATCTCCAAACTCTCACCCTGGAGGGGAACCCTGTGAGCAAACGCCCTAACCCTGCTTCCCCTCAG GCTGAAGAGTATAATTACAGAGCAGCAGTGAGGGAGTTGGTCCCTCAGTTGCGTTACCTAGATGATGTGAAGGTGGAGGAGGACAAGTTGACCTGCTGCAGCACCACGCAGGAAGACTGGGACATTCTAGGAATGTCTTTTCAAGAGTCCAACTCTTTCAAGACtgctg AAAAGATAGCAAGCCATCTACGTTATTGTGCACACATTACTGGTCCTTCGGGTGTCAGACCTACGTCGTCTGCAAACATGAGGCCCATAGTGGCGACCGGGCACAAAGTTCTTTCCTCTCCGGGATCAAGACCAACGTCTTCAGACTCTGATGTAGCATCAGTAGAAGCAGAAACCAGCGCCCTTACGCACG GAGCTGGCAAGATCCTGTTTTGTGGGAATCCTGTGCAGGCTGTTCGAGCAAGGAGAGAAAAGTTGAAC ACGGCACCAACCAGATCCTCTTTGATCCCTTGCGACCTTCCCATCTATGTGCCAGAACACACGTATGACCTAAAGGAGCCTGATCCTGAAGAGCGTGTCAATGTGTTTGCAGAGCTGCGGGCCTGGAGGGAACAACACAGCAA ACATCTAGCAATTATAGAGAAAGAGCGATTGCCACGGGTCCTGGTTATTCACCATTCTGATGAAAAAGAGCACgaaagtgaggaggaggaggaagaagaagactTTGGTGGTATGAAGAGCGACAGTAGTGACGAAGATCAAGAAGAAGACAAACTCTGTGACGGCTTAGCTACTGGCTCACCAGACTCATCATTTCAGTCTCTTTCCCCAG ACCTGAATCAGCAAGAAGCATCTTTCCCCAACATGGTCCCACTATCCCTGTCTACAGTCACCACACCTTGTCCTTCTCCTCCTGTTCATGTCACTGCAGCTCCCATGAACACGAAGCTGCCAGGCATTCGTGCCCGTAAGCTTCGTCTCTCCCTGCCCCATCCAGAGCAGCTCGGCAGAAAAGACTTGGCCCCTCAAACAACGTCAGttgcaacagaaacagaactgaCGTCCAAGAGACATTTGGCAAGGGCCACTTACTCACCCCATCCACCTCTGAAAAGTTATCCATGTGAAGGACCAGTGATTTCAAG TGCGGTTATGGACAGGTCCAGTCTACCTTTGACCTCCAAGCAAAAGATGTCAAAAATCCTCCAGAGACCAGTGATATCCCGCCCTCACACTGCTAGAGCAGTTCTGCAGAAACATCCCCAGCACCATCTACTCCAACCGTCCAGAGGGAGCTCAGACCTGGACTGA
- the LOC102220819 gene encoding tumor susceptibility gene 101 protein-like: protein MLFDEEMIRKMLPRAYLRKYVAHQIYVSMSYFKNLVPVMDKYVYKDGATKSLMNLTGTIPVMFSGTTYNIPICVWIEPNYPNSPPICYVKPTREMIIVKGKYISSDGEVTIPYLKDWKKGKCDLPSLLQVMAIMFGEVPPLAMRSYPEPEQASCWLQFHKEADGRYCISIPRGDGQPFQHENETSC, encoded by the exons ATGTTATTCGATGAGGAAATGATAAGGAAAATGCTCCCTAGG gcaTATCTGCGAAAATATGTGGCCCATCAAATTTACGTCTCCATGTCTTACTTCAAAAACCTCGTGCCTGTGATGGATAAGTACG TTTACAAAGACGGAGCCACAAAAAGCTTGATGAACCTAACAGGAACCATTCCTGTGATGTTTTCAG gcaCGACCTACAACATCCCCATATGTGTTTGGATTGAGCCAAACTACCCCAATTCCCCACCGATATGTTATGTGAAGCCTACACGTGAAATGATTATTGTCAAAGGAAAGTACATATCCAGTGATGGTGAGGTCACAATACCTTacttgaaagattggaagaag GGTAAATGTGATTTACCTAGCCTACTGCAGGTGATGGCTATCATGTTTGGAGAGGTTCCTCCATTAGCAATGCGTTCCTATCCAGAACCTGAGCAAGCCTCAT gtTGGCTGCAGTTCCACAAAGAAGCAGATGGGAGATATTGCATATCTATACCCAGAGGAGATGGCCAACCTTTCCAGCATGAAAATGAAACCAGTTGTTAG